One window of the Acetonema longum DSM 6540 genome contains the following:
- a CDS encoding YitT family protein, whose translation MSTWLKNYAGITLGTVVTATALNMFLIPNKIAAGGTSGLATVFHHLWGWPVGVAMLGMDFPLFIGSVKVLGAGFGINTLFGSVVLSLSIDLLAPYTPVLTHDILLSTLYGGVLSGVGMGLVFRFRGTTAGTDMAAAVVNKLFGVSLGRALLGIDCFVIAIAGFAFGSAELSLYALISLFVTTQIIDLIQEGPNSAKAFLIMSDRTAEIAQAIMAELGRGVTFLFGRGGYSGKEREMLVCVVSKKEVQAMKDLISKTDDKAFVIVADAHEVLGEGFTRI comes from the coding sequence GTGTCCACCTGGCTGAAAAATTATGCCGGTATTACTCTGGGAACAGTGGTAACCGCCACTGCCCTGAATATGTTTTTAATCCCCAATAAGATTGCCGCCGGCGGCACCAGCGGCCTGGCAACCGTCTTCCATCATCTTTGGGGGTGGCCGGTGGGGGTGGCCATGCTGGGCATGGATTTTCCTCTGTTTATCGGCAGCGTCAAGGTGCTGGGGGCCGGGTTCGGCATCAACACCTTATTCGGATCGGTTGTCCTTTCTCTGTCCATCGATCTTTTGGCACCCTATACCCCGGTGCTGACCCATGACATTCTTTTAAGCACCCTTTACGGCGGCGTATTAAGCGGCGTGGGTATGGGACTGGTATTCCGTTTCAGGGGCACCACCGCCGGTACCGACATGGCCGCGGCCGTAGTGAATAAGTTGTTTGGCGTCAGTCTGGGCCGGGCCTTATTAGGCATTGATTGTTTCGTCATTGCCATTGCCGGCTTTGCTTTCGGCAGCGCGGAGCTTTCTCTTTATGCCCTGATTTCTCTTTTTGTCACTACCCAGATCATTGATCTCATCCAGGAAGGCCCCAATTCGGCCAAGGCGTTTCTCATTATGAGCGATCGCACTGCCGAGATTGCCCAGGCCATTATGGCGGAGCTCGGTCGGGGAGTGACTTTTCTTTTTGGACGGGGCGGTTATTCCGGCAAAGAGCGGGAAATGCTGGTCTGCGTGGTCAGCAAAAAGGAGGTGCAAGCCATGAAGGACCTGATCTCCAAGACTGACGACAAGGCCTTTGTCATCGTGGCGGATGCGCATGAGGTGTTGGGTGAAGGATTCACTCGGATATAA
- the ftsE gene encoding cell division ATP-binding protein FtsE, with protein sequence MIYMGNVSKIYETGAVALSNISVEIKSGEFVFVVGPSGAGKSTFIKLITREELPTNGQIAIGGHNLLSLNPAQVPYYRRQLGIVFQDYRLLPNKTVFENVAFAMEVIEATRSEIMHRVIHVVDLVGLRQKMNRYPQELSGGEQQRVAIARAIVNDPVVLVADEPTGNLDPDTSWEIARILEDINRSGTTIIMASHDKSVVDKLRRRVLAFEKGRLVRDQVRGVYGYEN encoded by the coding sequence TTGATATATATGGGGAATGTTTCGAAGATTTATGAAACTGGGGCAGTGGCTTTATCCAATATTTCAGTAGAGATCAAAAGCGGGGAGTTTGTATTTGTGGTGGGTCCCAGCGGGGCAGGAAAATCCACTTTTATCAAACTAATCACCCGGGAAGAACTGCCTACTAACGGCCAGATCGCCATCGGCGGCCACAATCTGCTCAGTCTGAACCCTGCGCAGGTACCGTATTACCGCCGGCAGCTGGGCATTGTCTTCCAGGATTATCGCCTGTTGCCGAATAAAACCGTCTTTGAAAATGTGGCCTTTGCCATGGAGGTCATCGAAGCCACCCGCTCGGAAATCATGCACCGGGTGATTCATGTGGTGGATTTGGTGGGCCTGCGGCAGAAAATGAACCGTTATCCCCAGGAATTAAGCGGCGGTGAGCAACAGCGGGTGGCTATCGCCCGGGCCATCGTCAATGATCCGGTAGTGCTGGTGGCAGACGAGCCTACCGGCAATCTGGACCCGGATACATCCTGGGAGATCGCCAGGATACTGGAAGATATCAACCGTTCCGGCACTACGATCATTATGGCATCTCATGATAAATCCGTAGTGGACAAGCTGCGCAGACGGGTTCTTGCCTTTGAAAAAGGCCGCCTGGTGCGTGATCAGGTGAGAGGAGTCTACGGGTATGAAAATTAG